Genomic segment of Nocardiopsis mwathae:
GCCGAGGCGTGGCTCCGCTCCACCCGGGTGGCCGGGCTGAGCGCGTCGGCGGACGCCCGCGGCCGGTCGCGCAACGTCCTCGGTGAGGGCCTGGACCGCCGCTCGGCCCCCGAGGTCCGCCGCGACGTCCTGCACGCGCTCGCCGCCGCCCCCGAGGAGACCGCACCCACCCCCGACGCGGTGACCGCGTACCTGGCCTGGCTGCGCCCGCGCCGCCAGAGCCCGGCCACGGCCGGCCTCATCGACATCACCCTGCGGGAGGCGGCACTGCTCGGCTGCACCGGGCGCGGTGCCATCGCCCCGCACACGCGGGCGCTGCTGGAGGAGGCCGCCGACCAGGACACCCCCGTCGCCGAGCGGGACCACTCGCGCGCCGCCGACCTGCTCGGCGCCGAGCTGCCCGCCCCGCTGGAGCACATCCTGGTCCAGGGCGACCTCACCGCCGTGGCCCCCGGCCCCCTCGTCTGGGACCTGGCCCGGGAGCTGGCGCTGGCCGCCGACGTCGAGTCGACCGGCGGCGCCACCGTGTACCGGTTCACCGACGCCTCCATCCGCCGCGCCCTGGACGCGGGGCGCGGTGCCGCCGACATCACCGCTCTGCTGGAGCGCCACTCCCAGACCCCGCTGCCCCAGGCGCTGCGCTACCTCATCGACGACGTCGCCCGCCGGCACGGCCGGCTGCGCGTCGGCACCGCGTCGAGCTACCTGCGCTGCGACGAGCCGACGGTGCTCGACGAACTGCTCGGCGACCGCCGCACCGCCGACCTGATGCTGGTACGGCTGGCGCCCACCGTCGTGGCCTCCCGCACGGCCCGCGCGACCCTGCTGGACCGGCTGACCGATCTGGGCTACCACCCGGTGCCCGAGGACACCACCGGCGCGGTGCGGCTGAGCGGGCCGGAGGAACGCCGGGCGGAGGACCGCCGGCCGGCCCGCGAGTTCGACGAGCCCGCACCCGTGGGCCCCGCACTGCGGATGGCCGCGGTGCGGGCGGTGCGGGCCGGGGACGAGGCCGCGACGGCGGTGCGCCGCCCCGTCCCGGCTCCGGACGCCGCTCCCCCGCGCTCCGCCACCTCCGCCACGCTCGCCGCGCTCACGGCCGCCACGGAGCAGGGGCGCCGCGTGTGGATCGGCTACCTGGACACCGACGGCCGCGCGAGCAGCCGCATCGTGGAACCCGCCCGGATCGACGGGGGCTACATGACGGGCTACGACGCGACGCGCGCCGCGGTGCACCGGTTCGCCGTCCACCGCATCACCGGCGTGGCCGACCTGGACACCTGACCCTCCCCGCGCCCTTCTTCCATTGATCGACCGGATATCGACCGAATTCTCGCCGGTATTCGGTCGATCTCCCCGAGATCATCGGAGAATCCGGGGATCCGGCATTGGGGGAAGGGCGGTCGTTGCGTAGGTTGAGCCTGGCGCCGAGGGCGGTACACATGGGGGCGGCGCCGTGGCCGACGGATTCGCGGAGTAGGGACGGGACGACATCGATGAGCAACCAGTCGCTGCCGCCGGGGGCCTCCTCACCCCGGGACGACGACCGGCCGGACCGGGCGCGCGGCCGCGGGCACGAGGCTGTGTCGGCGGTGCGGGACGACGGTCGAGCGCATCGGCCGACGGCGGGGGGCGGGGCGAGCAGCTCCACCATGGCCCTCATCCTGCACGCCATGACGTTCCTGTGCTGCGCCAACTGGATCTTCGGCGTGATCGGGATCGTGTTCGCGGTCCGCGCGGCGCACAAGCGCGACCAGGGCCGCTACCTGGAGGCCGAGACGCTGACCCGCTACTCCTGGTACTGCCTGGGGGCCGCGGCCGTCATGTTCACGGTCATGCTGGTGCTGTCCCTGTGGATCCTCACCCAGGCGGGCTCCTGGGTGGAGGGCATCGCCCCGGTGCCCAACTGGTAAGCGGCTACCCTTCGTTGATCTCGGGGATATCGGGGTAAAAATCGGCCGTGAGACCCCGATATCTCCGAGATCAACGAAGGGACGGGGAGCGGAGGGAGACGATGGACGAGCAGTGGCCGCGGGTGCCGCGGTACTGGGACGCCCCTGCGGGGGCGGGGCCGTGGGACCGGGCCGACCGGAGCGGTGGCCACCCCGGCGGCGGCAACGGGTCCGGGTCCGGCGCCTGGGCGCCCCCGGCCGCACCTCCCGCGGCGCCGGCACCGCTGCCGCCGTCCGCGGCGTACCCGGGATACCCGGCGCCCCCCTGGCCTGCCGCCCACCCGGCGCACGCCCACCCCCGCTTCGAGCCGCCGGGCGTCCCCGCGGCGCCGCATTGCCACGGTCCGGCTCCGTGCGGCCCTCCGGCCCGCGTGGGGAGCGCCGTGGCCGCCCTCGTCGGCGCGATCCTCACCCTGGTGTTCCCGATATTCTTCCTCGTGGTCGGTGAGCCCCTGCTCTTCCTGCTGATGAACATCCCGGGCATCGTCCTGGGGATCCTGGGGCTGACCAAGACCGCCGACCCCGCCGAGGTCGAACGCTCCATCGGACACACCTGGGCGTGCACGCTCGCCTACATCGCCCTGGTGGTCATCATCGCCTCCTGGATGTTCGCCCCCGTCGGTACGGTGTGAGGCCCCACCTCTGGCCGGAATCGGCCGCAGCCGCCCGCAACCGGTCGGCCCTCTTCACCGTCGAAGTACGACCGGGTGCGCAAGCGCGGCCCGCCCCTGACGATCCCCGGAGGTTGCACGACGATGAGCGCACAGTGGCCCGACCCCCAACAGGGGCACTGGAACAGGCCGACCGGCGGCTATGAGCCGCAGGCGGGCGGCCAGCCCGGCACGGGGTGGGGGCAGGCCTCTCCACACCCCGCCTACCCGCCGCCCTACATGCCCGGCTACCCAGCGCCCTACCCCGGTGGCGGGCCGGTCGAGGAGCCGCCGAGCACCGGCGGCCTGGTCGGCGCCATGATCGTCGCGGTCGTGACCGCCATGCTCTGCAGCGGCACCAACCTCGTCGGAATCGTCCTCGGCGCGATCGCCCTGGCCAAGCGCACCTCGGAGCCCGCTGAGGCCCGCAAACTCACCAAGTACACGTGGATCTGCAACTGGATTCACATCGGCATCCTCCTGCTCGTCATCGGATTCTTCGCCGTCGTGATCGCCTTCGCCTGACCCCCGGTCGTCCCGCCCGGGGCCGGGGGCCGGATCACAGGGCGTCGACGGCGTCGCGCAGCACGGCGTGCGCGGCCTCCGTGGTCATCACCCCGGCGAGCCATCGGGCACCGACCCCCTCGACCAGGGCGGTCAGCCGCTCCGCCGTCGTCTCCGGGTCCGTTCCGGCGGGGATGCTGCCGTCGCGTCGGCCGTCGCGGATGATCTCGGCCAGGTCGGCGTTCCATCGGCGGGTGGACTCCGCGACGAGGGGACGCAGCGACTCGTCGAAGACGGCCGCCGCGCACATCTCGCCCCAGACCGCGGAGTTCGCGCGGACTTCGGGGGTGTCCTGGACCTCCCGGAGGACGACCTCGCGCAGGAGGTCGGCGGCGGGGCGGTCCCACCCGTCCCCGTCCCCGTCCCCGCCGGCCAGCGGATCGGTGTAGCGGTCGGCGCGCTCGTTCACGTGGGCCATGGCCCCGGCCAGCAGGCCGCGCCGGTTCTTGAAGTGGTAGTAGATGAGCGCGGTGGAGGTCCCCGCCTCCTCGGCGACCTGCTCCACGCGCAGCCCGCGGACCCCGCGCCGCGCGATCACCCTGCAGGTCGCGTCGAGCAGGGCCCGCCGCTTATCCGACTTGTCCAGCTTGTCCGATGCGTCGTTCACGGTTCCATCCTTACCGGACCGCACCCCCGCCGCGACCGCGGCCAACGGCCGGGGGCCGCGGTGCGGCAGGGGTGCGGCAGGGGTGCGGCGGCGAGGTCAGCGGTCGGACACCGGGAGCTGCTGGGTGGAGCAGTGGATGCCCCCACCGCCTTCGGCCAGGGAGTCGATCCGCACCTGGCGGACCTCCCGGTCCGCGTGCAGGTCCCCGATGATCCCGGCGGCGCGGTCGTCGGCCTCCCGGTCACCGAAGGCGGGCATGACGACCGCGCCGTTGGCGACGTAGTAGTTGATGTACGACGGCAGGAACGCCTCGCCCACATCGCCGATCCGGCGCGGGTCGGCCTCGGGGAGGTCGATGACGTCCGGCCTCCGCCCCTCGGCGTCGGCGGCCTCGGACAGCACTGCGAACGCCTCGTCCTCACAGCGCGTCCACACCTCGTCGGACGCGTCGGGCACGGAGCGGTTCAGCAGTACGACACCCGGCCGCGCGAACCTGGCGAGGCTGTCGATGTGCGCGTCGGTGACATCCGCGCCCGCGACCCCGGCGAGCCACACGACCGTGCGCACACCCAGGACACGGCGCAGTTCCGCCTCGATCTCGTCCCGGCTCATGCCCGGGTTGCGGTTGGGGTTGACCCAGGAGCTCTCGGTGGCCATCAGCGTGCCCTCACCGTCGATCTCGATGGCACCGCCCTCACCGACGATGGACG
This window contains:
- a CDS encoding TetR family transcriptional regulator C-terminal domain-containing protein, producing the protein MNDASDKLDKSDKRRALLDATCRVIARRGVRGLRVEQVAEEAGTSTALIYYHFKNRRGLLAGAMAHVNERADRYTDPLAGGDGDGDGWDRPAADLLREVVLREVQDTPEVRANSAVWGEMCAAAVFDESLRPLVAESTRRWNADLAEIIRDGRRDGSIPAGTDPETTAERLTALVEGVGARWLAGVMTTEAAHAVLRDAVDAL
- a CDS encoding CD225/dispanin family protein — encoded protein: MSNQSLPPGASSPRDDDRPDRARGRGHEAVSAVRDDGRAHRPTAGGGASSSTMALILHAMTFLCCANWIFGVIGIVFAVRAAHKRDQGRYLEAETLTRYSWYCLGAAAVMFTVMLVLSLWILTQAGSWVEGIAPVPNW
- a CDS encoding helicase-associated domain-containing protein, whose amino-acid sequence is MIDDADTGRSADGRLPTFTSWLRDRSDTELAALFEARPDLITPVPADIGALAARAASRPAVLRVLDRLDRFTLNVLEGLVALGDDRAGTAPGVDRDRLAAALNAPGKRLDEALATLHRTALVWEDGARLRPLTVLRDILTRPAGLGPPLRHLLAGRPADRLDRLAATLGLPTGHTGAGDPASRIAAAATPDRITELIADAGARAREVLDRLAWGPPDGTVSSAASRDVDAATAASPVDRLLARGLLVATGPDTVTLPREVGLALREGRPFHPIEADPPPLTGPPIDPDRATRAAAGQAFTVIRSVEELLERWAEDPPGVLRNGGLGVRDLRRAAQSLDTDEPTAALLIETAHAAGLLAADAEVGGEWLPTPGYDLWRRSAPERRWLRLAEAWLRSTRVAGLSASADARGRSRNVLGEGLDRRSAPEVRRDVLHALAAAPEETAPTPDAVTAYLAWLRPRRQSPATAGLIDITLREAALLGCTGRGAIAPHTRALLEEAADQDTPVAERDHSRAADLLGAELPAPLEHILVQGDLTAVAPGPLVWDLARELALAADVESTGGATVYRFTDASIRRALDAGRGAADITALLERHSQTPLPQALRYLIDDVARRHGRLRVGTASSYLRCDEPTVLDELLGDRRTADLMLVRLAPTVVASRTARATLLDRLTDLGYHPVPEDTTGAVRLSGPEERRAEDRRPAREFDEPAPVGPALRMAAVRAVRAGDEAATAVRRPVPAPDAAPPRSATSATLAALTAATEQGRRVWIGYLDTDGRASSRIVEPARIDGGYMTGYDATRAAVHRFAVHRITGVADLDT
- a CDS encoding agmatine deiminase family protein — its product is MPADNSGTTGGGAGDAAYTMPSERTPHERTFMAWPAGAPYWEELIPGVRADIARIARAIADFEPVTMLARPEQADDARRACGSGVEVLPLPVDDLWVRDSGPTFVHGSDGLVGIDFGFNGWGGKQDHDDDGAVARRLLEEIGVPRVRASIVGEGGAIEIDGEGTLMATESSWVNPNRNPGMSRDEIEAELRRVLGVRTVVWLAGVAGADVTDAHIDSLARFARPGVVLLNRSVPDASDEVWTRCEDEAFAVLSEAADAEGRRPDVIDLPEADPRRIGDVGEAFLPSYINYYVANGAVVMPAFGDREADDRAAGIIGDLHADREVRQVRIDSLAEGGGGIHCSTQQLPVSDR